The proteins below are encoded in one region of Gemmatimonadaceae bacterium:
- the lptC gene encoding LPS export ABC transporter periplasmic protein LptC encodes MSRQRLVATIAPAVFAVALAATACSDVNKTELDRTSGGILDSADQVAFGSRTLVTDAGLLRAEVFADTTLFLDQNARLSMRVVKGDFFNAQGAKDATLTAERANYDSRTQNLQAWGDVIVTSVDGRILKSPMLVFNSRDNQILSDSAFVLTEPDGKEMRGVGFRADPNLNVIRVLRLDRGRGGAVNLSDR; translated from the coding sequence GTGAGTCGGCAACGTCTCGTGGCCACGATCGCGCCGGCGGTGTTTGCAGTGGCTCTCGCTGCCACCGCCTGTTCCGATGTCAACAAGACCGAGCTCGACCGCACCTCTGGCGGCATCCTCGACTCGGCCGACCAGGTGGCCTTCGGGTCGCGCACCCTGGTCACCGACGCCGGCCTGCTGCGCGCCGAGGTCTTTGCGGACACCACGTTGTTCCTGGACCAGAATGCGCGGCTGTCGATGCGCGTCGTGAAGGGCGACTTCTTCAACGCCCAGGGCGCCAAGGACGCGACGCTCACGGCGGAACGCGCCAACTACGACTCGCGCACGCAGAACCTGCAGGCCTGGGGCGATGTCATCGTCACGTCCGTGGACGGCCGCATCCTCAAGTCGCCGATGTTGGTGTTCAACTCGCGCGACAACCAGATCCTCTCGGACTCGGCGTTCGTGCTGACCGAGCCCGATGGCAAGGAGATGCGTGGCGTCGGATTCCGCGCGGACCCGAACCTCAATGTCATCCGTGTGCTGCGGTTGGACCGCGGGCGCGGTGGCGCCGTGAACCTTTCGGACCGCTGA